In the genome of Fusarium fujikuroi IMI 58289 draft genome, chromosome FFUJ_chr02, one region contains:
- a CDS encoding probable RO-10 protein, required for nuclear distribution: MATNMDETTLSTLDLLESRLLRIEHLLYGQNQSPALAQDQSAASQLNKLERRFSMLLSDIRVYHELMRIYRAHPDFFHSSDPSEPPSQLDIDALQSIVLASASAFPATLSSLTAIKDSPIPDPADSAALVALQDRMKAIEATQIAQATEMADLRQRSEIAVRSWYETGILSNSKAMASLESRVKDVERQVRRAERELEAEEEL; this comes from the exons ATGGCCACCAATATGGACGAAACAACTCTTTCTACGCTCGATCTATTGGAATCACGGCTTCTCCGAATCGAGCATCTCCTCTATGGCCAGAACCAATCACCTGCGCTGGCCCAAGACCAATCGGCGGCTAGCcagctcaacaagctcgaGCGACGTTTCTCGATGCTCCTGTCCGATATCCGCGTTTACCACGAGCTCATGAGGATAT ACAGAGCTCACCCCGATTTCTTTCATTCGTCCGACCCATCAGAGCCACCATCGCAGCTGGACATCGATGCACTCCAATCCATTGTTCTAGCCTCAGCGTCCGCCTTTCCTGCGACTCTCTCGTCCCTTACCGCGATCAAAGACAGTCCGATTCCGGATCCTGCGGATAGCGCAGCGCTTGTGGCATTGCAGGATAGAATGAAAGCAATCGAAGCAACCCAAATCGCACAAGCTACTGAGATGGCCGACCTTCGACAAAGGAGCGAGATCGCAGTTCGTTCCTGGTACGAAACCGGTATCCTTAGTAACTCAAAAGCGATGGCCAGCCTCGAATCTCGAGTGAAGGATGTTGAGCGCCAGGTGAGGAGGGCAGAGCGAGAGTtggaggctgaagaagagctatGA
- a CDS encoding probable AVT6-involved in amino acid efflux from the vacuole, with protein MSRPRRRGHKDGGHGGQATTISSVVNLLNTIVGAGTLAMPSVMSHMGIMLGVVLILWSGLTAAFGLYLQSRCARYLDRGTSSFFALSQITYPNAAVIFDAAIAIKCFGVGVSYMIIIGDLMPGVVLGFLSNANSAPYLVDRNFWITAFMLIIIPLSFLRRLDSLKYTSIVALVSIGYLIVLVIYHFASDKHADPGSIRVIQWGGAIETLSALPVVVFAYTCHQNMFSILNELKDNSPSSIIGVVGTSIGSAASIYIVVAITGYLTFGNAVVGNIVSMYPTGAASTIGKAAIVVLVTFSVPLQVHPCRASLDAVLKWRPNRNSSNNGRTAAPLLPASPAGDHGSTAPMSDLRFAVITTFILTFAYMTALSVTSLDRVLAFVGSTGSTSISFILPGLFYYKISNPDSIHHQRLAKEDDDMDEDTSTSDVEESAALAQSTTSVRSGVSIASNASTRSNRNSWRWRRKWRWDLEHIEHHHLRRLALALAMYGSVVMTVCLVLNIFFAVTH; from the exons ATGTCAAG ACCTCGACGTCGCGGTCATAAGGATGGCGGCCATGGAGGCCAAGCCACTACGATCAGCAGTGTCGTAAACCTGCTAAATACAA TTGTTGGAGCTGGCACCCTTGCCATGCCCTCAGTTATGTCACATATGGGTATCATGTTGGGAGTGGTGCTGATACTGTGGTCTGGATTGACTGCCGCTTTCGGTCTTTACCTACAATCTCGATGCGCTCGATATCTCGACCGAGgaacctcttctttcttcgccCTATCGCAAATCACCTATCCCAACGCCGCCGTTATATTCGATGCTGCGATTGCGATCAAGTGCTTCGGAGTTGGCGTGTCTTACATGATTATCATTGGAGACCTTATGCCTGGTGTGGTATTGGGCTTCCTTAGCAACGCTAATAGCGCTCCGTATCTGGTCGACCGAAACTTTTGGATCACCGCGTTTATGCTTATTATCATTCCTCTGAGCTTTTTGAGGAGGCTGGACTCACTGAAGTACACTAGCATTGTTGCGCTTGTCTCCATCGGATATCTAATTGTCTTGGTGATCTATCACTTTGCATCCGACAAGCACGCCGACCCTGGTAGTATCAGAGTGATCCAGTGGGGCGGAGCCATCGAGACGTTGAGCGCTCTACCAGTCGTTGTGTTTGCATATACTTGCCATCAGAAC ATGTTCTCCATTCTCAACGAGCTGAAGGATAACTCACCATCAAGCATTATTGGAGTTGTTGGCACAAGCATTGGCTCTGCTGCGTCAATTTATATTGTCGTGGCTATTACCGGTTACCTCACATTTGGCAATGCTGTTGTGGGAAACATAGTCTCAATGT ATCCTACTGGAGCTGCTTCAACAATCGGAAAAGCTGCTATTGTTGTACTAGTCACTTTCTCTGTTCCTTTGCAGGTTCACCCATGCCGAGCTTCACTAGATGCTGTATTGAAGTGGCGACCGAACCGCAACTCGTCGAACAACGGACGAACCGCAGCACCATTACTCCCAGCATCCCCGGCAGGCGATCATGGAAGCACTGCCCCGATGTCTGACCTTCGGTTTGCTGTGATCACTACTTTCATTCTCACCTTCGCCTACATGACTGCTCTCTCAGTCACTAGTCTTGATCGTGTCCTAGCCTTCGTTGGCAGCACTGGGTCAACTTCTATTAGCTTTATTCTCCCTGGtcttttttactataagatcAGTAACCCAGATAGCATACACCACCAACGACTGGCcaaggaagacgatgatatGGATGAAGACACATCTACCTCAGATGTTGAGGAGTCCGCTGCACTGGCTCAGAGCACAACTAGTGTTCGCAGTGGTGTGAGCATCGCTAGCAATGCCAGCACCCGCAGCAACCGAAACTCGTGGCGTTGGAGACGCAAGTGGCGATGGGATCTCGAGCACATCGAACATCACCATCTACGTAGACTCGCCCTCGCACTGGCGATGTACGGATCCGTCGTCATGACCGTGTGTCTTGTTCTGAACATTTTCTTTGCTGTCACTCATTAA